The stretch of DNA CGTGGCGATGGACAGTGCCATCACGGTGGAATCCGCACCGATCGCCGCACCGGTGACGGGGCCGACGATGTAGGTGATCGCCCCCGCGCCGATCGTCGTGATCGAGACGGCATCGTGGTAGCCGAAAGCCACGGCGGTCAGAGTTCCGACGATGAACGGCAGGATCGTGCCGAGGGCGAGCGCTAGGACGCCGAGCAGGCCGGCCCGCCGCGCCTCGACCACATCCACCTCGAAGGCGGTCGCGACGATGGCGAAATCGCGCAGCATCGCGCCGCCCATGAGGCCGATTCCGGCGAGCGCCGGGATGTCGGCAAGCCCTTTCTTCCCGCCCGTATAGAGCCCGCCGACATAGGCCAGGACCAGCCCCAGCACGATCGCGATGGCGGAGCCGTGGACGCGGCCGTTGGTGAGATACTTGGCGGCGCGATTCGAGACGAGGATCAGCGCCCCGACCACCGCGAAGGCGGCCACGAGGCTCTGCTCGATGAAGACGTGCTCGATGCCGTGCCAGATCTCGTGTCCCATGGCGTTCAGCCCTTCCTGACGGCGGTTGCCGAAGCCGGTGCTGCGTCGGGGGCTTCGGCATCGCCGCCGATTACCGATCCACCGTGCTCGACGGTGGCGCTGCCCGGATCCCGGCGGCCGATCCGGCTGAGCAGGGCCACGGCGCCGAAACACAGCACCAGCGAGCCGGTCGCCGCGATGAGCACGATCGGGCCGCCGCTGACCGCAGCCACCACGTTCTGCTGGGCCGCCATGGCGACCACGATCGGGATGTACATGCCCGCCCAGAACTCGACACCGAACTGGACGCCTTTGGTCAGGCGGCCGTGGCGGGAGAGCCAGAGCCGGGCGGCGATCAGCAGGATCATGGCGATGCCGACGCCGCCGACATTGGCCTTCACGCCGAGGGCAATGCCGAGAAGGTCGCCGAGATACACGCCGATCAACGTGCAGGCAGCGAGCAGAGCGACACCGAGGACGATCATCGGCGTTGACCGTTCTGCAGTGCCGTCCTGCCTCGCCGGTGCGGCGGCCGTGGCGACGCGCTCGTCATGGAGCGTCTCCTTCCCGAATCGGCCTAATGACCGTTGACGTCAGTATGCAGAAGATTGACGGGATCGCAATCCCGTATACGAAACCGTGATCAGGCGGACTTTAAAAATACCGGAAATGCTGATATCTCCGGTTCTGTACACCAGTTGGAGCGCGCGAATGAGCGAGTGGCGCGGTGATAGGCAGGCCCGTGATGCCCGCATCGAGGCGGGGCGCGCCCATGCGCAGGGCAAGGTGGTTCCGGCGGGTTCCGTCGTCGATCTGCTGGAGGCGATCCTGCGGCCCGGCGACCGGGTCTGCCTCGAAGGCGATAACCAGAAGCAGGCCGACTGCCTCGCCCGCGGCCTCAGCGCCTGCGATCCCGGGAAGATCCATGACCTGCACATGGTCCAGTCCGGGATCGTCCTGCCGGAACATCTCGACGTGTTCGAGACCGGCATCGCCAAGCGGCTCGACTATTCCTATTCCGGTCCGCAGGGCGGACGCATCGCCAAGATGCTGTATGGCGGTCAGATCGAGCTCGGGGCGGTCCACACCTACCTGGAACTCTTCGCGCGCTACTTCGTCGACCTCACGCCCAACGTGGCGCTGATCGCGGGCGTCTCGGCGGACCGGGACGGCAACCTGTATACCGGGCCGAACACCGAGGACACGCCCACAGTTGTGGAAGCGACCGCCTTCAAGAACGGCGTCGTGATCGCGCAGGTCAACGAGATCGTCGACCGTGTCCCGCGGGTCGACATCCCGGGCGACCGGATCGATTTCGTGGTCGAGGCGGACACGCCGTTCTACGTCGAGCCCCTGTTCACCCGAGATCCGGCGGCGATGACCGAGACGCAGATCCTGATCGCCATGATGGCGATCAAGGGGATCTACGCCGAGTACGGCATCAAGCGCCTCAACCACGGGATCGGGTTCGGCACGGCGGCGATCGAGCTGCTGCTGCCGACCTACGGGGAGAAACTTGGACTGAGGGGCAAGATCGCCACCCATTGGGCGCTCAACCCGCACCCGACCCTCATTCCGGCGATCGAATCCGGCTGGGTCAAGCAGATCCACTGCTTCGGCTCGGAGGTCGGAATGGACCGCTACATCCGCGAGCGCCCCGACATCTTCTTCACCGGTGCGGACGGGAGCCTGCGCTCCAACCGCGCCTTCTGCCAGACCGCCGGCCTCTACGCGTGCGACATGTTCATCGGGGCGACGCTCCAGATCGACCTGATGGGCCATTCCTCGACCATCACGCAGTCGCGAGTGGCGGGTTTCGGCGGTGCCCCCAACATGGGCTCAGACCCGCACGGCCGGCGCCACCCGTCCGATGCCTGGATGAAGGCGGGCCGCGAGGGCCAGATCGTCGGCGATCCGGCGCTGATGCGCGGCCGCAAGCTCGTGGTGCAGCTGGTCGAGACCTTCGGCGACAAGCTCGTACCGACCTTCGTGGAGAAGCTCGATGCCCTCGAGCTGGCCAGGAAGATCGGCCTGGAGCTGGCGCCGGTCATGATCTACGCCGACGACGTGACCCACATCGTCACCGAGGAGGGCATCGCCAACCTGCTGCTTTGCCGCGATGCCGACGAGCGCGAACAGGCGATCCGGGGCGTGGCCGGCTATACCGAGGTCGGCCGCGGCCGCGACCGGGCGAAGGTCGAGGAGCTGCGCGCCCGGGGCGTCATCCGCCGCCCGGAGGATCTCGGCATCGAGCCGCTGGATGCCGACCGGGCGCTGCTGGCCGCGAAGTCGATCAAGGACCTCGTGCATTGGTCCGGCGGGCTCTACGAGCCGCCGGCCCGGTTCCGGAACTGGTGAGCTTCGCGCGATGATGGGTCCTCTCTCAAGGAGCCGGCGATGGAAACCCTGACCTTCCGCCACACCACGAAGAAGCCGCTCTCCGGCTCGGTGCCGAGCGCGATCACCGGCGTCGTGGCCTCCGGCAACCTGGAAATCCTGCTGGAGCGGGTGCTGCCGCCGGATGCCTGCGAGGTCGCGGTCGAGACCCCGATCGCCGGCTACGGCGATGTCTGGGCGGCGGTGGTGGCCGATTTCGTCGCCCGGGCGCAGCCCGGCGGCCTCCGCATCAGCATCAACGACGGTGGCGCCCGTCCCGACACCGTGTCGCTGCGTCTGCTCCAGGGCGCACGGCTTATGGAGGCCTGACCATGGCTGGCGACCGCGCCAAGCGGATCGATCCGGATGCCCTGAGCTGGTACGAGGCGACTGCCCGTCAGCGCGTGTTGGCGCTCACCGATCCGGGAAGCTTCCGCGAGTTCCTGCCGCCGACGGAGCGGCGCATGAGCCCGCACCTGCCGCTGTTCGATCTGCCGCGCGCCTTCGATGACGGCATCGTGGTGGGCCGCGCGCGCCTCGACGGCAACCCGATCCTGATCGCCGCCCAGGAGGGCCGCTTCATGGGCGGCGCTTTCGGTGAGGTGCATGGCGGCAAGCTGGTCGGATTGCTCCGGGTGGCGCTGGAGCTGAAGCCGAAAGCGGTGCTGATCCTGTTCGACACCGGGGGCGTCCGTCTCCAGGAGGCCAATGCCGGCGAGACCGCCATTGCCGAAACCATGCGGGCCATCGTCGATGCCCGCGCAGCCGGGATCCCGGTCGTCGGGCTGATCGGCGGCCGCGCCGGCTGCTACGGGGGCGGCGGCCTGATCGCCGGAACCTGCTCGCGGCTGGCGGTGTCGGAGGGCGGGCGGATCTCGGTGTCCGGCCCCGAGGTCATCGAGACCAACAAGGGCGCCGAGGAGTTCGATTCGCGCGATCGGGCGCTGGTCTGGCGCACGATGGGCGGCAAGCACCGCCGCCTGATCGGGGGCGCCGACGCCTTCTGCGCCGACTCCGTTACGGCTTTCCGCGGGGCCGCCCTCGACCTCCTCAGCCGCGCGCCGGCCTTCGATCTGGCCACGCTGGAGGCCGAGCAGGCGCGTCTCGAGGACAGGATTGCGCGCTTCGGCGATTGCCGAGATGGAACGGATGTCTGGGCGCGTCTCGGCGTGAACGATCCGGAGGCAGTGCCGGGGATGGACACGGACGCGTTCGACGAGACCGTGGCCCGGGTCAGGGAGGCCGATCATGACGCTCGCTGAGATCCTCGCCTCGCTGTTCCCGGACGGGCATGCGGTGACGGTCCGCGACGGGCTCGTGACCGGAAGCGGCCCGTTCGAGCGCGGCCGGATCCAGGTCGTGGGTGTCGATGGCGACACGCCCCTCGGTGTCGAGGGGGCCCTGACACTGTCGCGCGCCGTACTCGATACGGTGCGGGCGGGCGAGCAGGCGCCGATCCTGGTCGTGGTCGATTCCGACAGCCAGCGCATGAGCCGGCGGGACGAGCTCCTGGGCCTGAACGAATGCCTCGCGCATCTCGCCAAGGCCCTGCTCCTCGCCGACCGATCGGGGCACTCGACGGTCGGGCTGATCTACGGCCACTCGGCCGCAGGCGCCTTCATCGCCACCGCGCTGGCAACCCGGGTGCTGGCGGCACTTCCGGGCGCCAGCCCCAGCGTGATGGATCTGCCCTCGGTCGCCCGCGTCACGAAGCTGCCCCTGGCGAAGCTCCAGGACATGGCCAAGTCGACACCCGTCTTCGCGCCCGGCCTCGACAACATGGTGGCGACCGGGGCGGTGCACGCAGTCCTCGATCCGGGCAAGCCGCTGGGCGGCCAGATTCGTGATCTCGTCGCGGAAACGCAGACCGACGACGTACGAGACCGCCTCGGCGAGGAGCGCGGCGGCCGCCCGGTGGCCCGCGGCGTCGCGACGGCCGTGGCCGATCAGGCGCGCCTTGGCTGAGGGCTACAGCCGCCACGACCTCGTGCAGGCTGATCCGGCGGCCTGGACCGCGTGGCTGGTATCGCGCCCCGACCTTGCCGGTGCGCCCCATCTCGACGGCTGGGCGAAGGCCGGGCGGCCGCTGATCGTTCGCCGCCGGGTGCCGGGGGAAAGCGGTGACGCCGTTCCCCTCGGCCTGCCGCTGCCACCCGCCGACGGCAAGCGGCGGATCGGGCTCGCCCTGCCGTCAGCGATGCTGTCGCCCAGGGAGGCACCGGATCTGGCCGAAGCGGCCCGGCATGCTCCTGCGGCGTGGCAAGCGAGCATTGGCGCCCTGGTCGCGGTCGGCCGCCACGACGCGATCGTGCCGCGACCGTTCGGCGCCCTGCTCTGGCAGGCCCTGACCGGTCTGACCTATCTGAGCGCGACGTCCGATCTCGACCTGCTCTGGCCGTGCGCGACCGGCCTGCCGGCCGGCCTGCTCGAGCGGATCGGCGCTGTCGCGGACACGGCACCCATGTCCATCGACGGAGAGATCCTGCTTCCGGACGGGACCGGTGTGCAGTGGCGGGAATTGCGCGACGCCCCTGAAGACGGATCGGTCGTGGCCAAGAGCCTCGATCGGGTGGCTCTGGTGCCGGCCGCGGCTCTGCGGGCGTCGATCCGCCGATGACGCTCGCGATCCTGCTCTCCGGCCAGGGCGGCCAGCATCCGGGGATGTTCGATCTCACGGCCGACCGACCCGAAGCTCAGGCGATCTTCGCCGCCGCCAAGCCGCTCCTGGGCGGCCGGGATCCGCGCGACGTCGCCAGGACCGGCGGCGACGACCTGCACGCGAACCGCACGGGGCAGATCCTGTGCTGCGTCGCGGCACTTGCCGCCTGGAACGCCCTCAGCTGCGCTCGACCGGCCCGCGCCATTGTGGCCGGCTACAGCATCGGCGATTTCGCCGCGTGGGGTGTCGCCGGACGGCTCGCTCCTGAAGTCGTCCTGACGCTGGCCGCGCGTCGAGCCGAGGTGATGGACGCCGCCACGGGCCGGGGTTTCGGGCTGGCGGGGATACGGGGTCTTCGGCTCGATGTTCTGGACACGCTCGCGGCCAGCCACGGATGCCACCTCGCCATCCGCAACGCCTCGGACAGCGGCGTCGTCGGCGGTCGGCGGGACGCCCTCGATACCCTGTGCTCCGCGGCGAGCGGATCGGGGGCGCAGCGAGCCGTCATCCTGCCGGTCCGGACCCCCTCCCACACGCCGTTCCTGTCGTCAGCGACAGATGCGTTCCGGCACATCCTGCAGGCCGCAAATCAGGAACGTCCTCCGGCCGGTGCGCCGCGTCTTGTCAGCGGCCTCGACGGAGCTGCGGTTTTCCGAGCCGAAGCGGGGCTGGAAAAGCTCGCGCTTCAGATTTCGCGGACGATTGACTGGGCTGCTTGTCTTGAAGCCTGCGGCGAATACGGCGCCGACCGGGTTCTGGAACTCGGTCCCGGTCACGCCCTGGCGACCATGGCGCGATCGGCGCTGCCGAAGGCGCGCGTCCACGCCCTGGACGAGTTCCGGTCGATTTCTGGCGTCGCGGACTGGCTGTCCTCCCCGTGAGATGCGCGAACAAGGACTAATAAATATTGATCGAGCAGCATTTGAATACATTCGCAACCTAAATCCTCCGCGCATCGGTGACATTCAGCGTCGGAAGATATTGAGGTCTGGCTGCTCCTTGACGCGGATGCGGTCGCGGTCGTAGCAGCCGGTCAACTGCGGAACGAGACGGGTTCATGACGGCCAAGCGAGCGCTGATCACGGGTGTGACGGGCCAGGACGGCGCGTATCTGGCGCAACTGCTCCTGAAGAAGGGCTACGCGGTGACCGGCATCGTGCGCCGCTCCAGCCATGCCGGCGTGTTCGACCATCGGTTGAAGTGGCTCGGCATTCTCGACGACGTGGAGCTGGTCGACGGCAATCTGCTCGACCAATCCGCCCTGCTGCGCATCGTCCAGGCGGCCAAGCCCGACGAGATCTATAACCTCGCCGCGCAATCCTTCGTCACCTCCTCCTGGCAGCAGCCGCTGCTGACCGGGCAGGTGACGGGGCTCGGCGCCGTGCACATGCTGGAATGCCTGCGCTCGGTGGCCCCGCAGGCGCGCTACTACCAAGCTTCGACCTCGGAGATGTTCGGGTTGATCCAGGAGGAGCGCCAGAGCGAGACCACGCCGTTCTACCCGCGCTCGCCCTACGGGGTGGCCAAGCTTTACGCGCACTGGATGACGATAAACTACCGGGAGAGTTTCGGGCTGCACGCCTCGAACGGCATCCTGTTCAACCACGAAAGCCCGCTGCGCGGCGTGGAATTCGTGACCCGCAAGGTTACGGACGCGGTGGCGCGGATCAAGCTCGGCAAGCAGAAGGAGCTGCGGCTGGGCAATATCGACGCCAAGCGCGACTGGGGCCATGCCCGAGACTACGTCGAGGCGATGTGGCTGATGCTGCAGCAGGACTGGCCGGACGACTACGTGATCGCCACCGGGCGGACCACGACGGTGCGGGACATGTGCGTCATCGCATTCAAGCATGCGGGCCTGGATATCGACGACCACCTCGTCATCGACCCGTCCCTGTTCCGGCCGGCGGAGGTGGAGGTGCTCCTGGGCAACCCCGCCAAGGCGAAGGCGACCTTCGGCTGGGAGGCGAAGACGAGTCTGGAAGCGCTCATCACCGAGATGGTCGACGCCGACATCCGCCGCCTCAGCGCCAACGCCTGAGCGCCCGGGCTCGCCGCCGCCCGCCGGCGGGTCCATATGGCGGACATCTCATCCCGGAGATGCGCGCCGTGAAGACCTATCAGCTCTACATCGACGGTGAGCACGTCGATCCGGTCGAGGGCTCGTGGTTCGAGTCGATCGATCCCTATCGCGGCGAGGCCTGGGCCCGGATTCCGCGTGCCTCGCGGGCCGATGTCGACCGGGCAGTGGCGGCGGCCAAGCGCGCCATGTGGGAGGGGCCCTGGGCCACCATGACCGCTTCGGCCCGCGGGAAGGTGCTGCGCCGGATCGGGGACCTCGTCGAGCGGGAGGCCAAGGCGCTGGCCGAGGTCGAGGTCCGCGACAACGGCAAGCTTTTCGCCGAGATGTACGGCCAGACCCGCTACCAGCCGGAATGGTGGTGGTACTACGCTGGCCTCGCCGACAAGGTCGAGGGCGCCCAAGTGCCGATCGACAAGCCCGAGACCTTCGCGTTCACCCGGCATGAGCCGGTGGGCGTGGTCGGGGCGCTGACCGCCTGGAACTCACCCCTGCTGTTCGTGGCCTGGAAATGCGCCCCCGCGCTCGCGGCCGGCTGCGCGGTCGTGGTGAAGCCCTCGGAATTCGCGTCCGCCAGCACGCTGGAATTCGCACGGCTGACCAAGGAGGCCGGCCTTCCGGACGGAATGTTCAACGTCGTCACCGGATATGGCGGCGAGGCGGGGACCGCCATCGTGGAGCACCCGGACGTCGCGAAGATCACCTTCACGGGCTCTGACGTCACCGGCGCGAAGGTCTACGAAGCGGCCGCGCGCCAGATCAAGCGCGTCTCCCTCGAGCTTGGCGGCAAGTCACCCAACATCGTCTTCGCCGATGCCGACCTGAAGGCCGCCGCCGCGGGCGCGATCTCAGGCATTTTCGCGGCCACCGGGCAGACCTGCATCGCCGGCTCCAGGCTCCTGGTCCAGAACAGCATCCGCGAGGACTTCGTCACCCGCCTGATCGAGCTTGCCCGCACGGCCAAGCTCGGCGATCCCATGCAGGCCGACACCAACATCGGACCGATCACCACGCCGCCGCAATACGCGAAGGTGCTCGACTACATCGCGCTCGCCAAGAGCGAAGGCGCGCGCTGCGTGTTCGGCGGCAACCCGGCCACCGGGCCCGGGGTGATCGGCGGCCAGTTCGTCGAGCCGACGATCTTCACCGGCGTCACCAACGCCATGCGCATCGCCCAGGAGGAGGTGTTCGGCCCGGTCCTGTCGATCATCGGCTTCGACGACGAGGCGGAGGCGCTGAGGATCGGCAACGACGTAGTCTATGGGCTGGCGGCCGGCGTCTGGACCCAGGATATCGGCCGCGCGATGCGCATGTCCAAAGGTTTGCGGGCCGGCACCGTCTGGGTGAATACCTACCGGGCGGTCAGCTACATGATGCCGTTCGGCGGCATGAAGCGCTCCGGCATCGGCCGCGAGAGCGGTATCGAATCGATCCGGGAATTTCTGGAGACCAAGAGCGTCTGGATCTCGACCAGCCGGGACGCGCCGGAGAACCCGTTCGTCATGCGTTGACGCCGAGCGCCGCGTCACTCGGGGGCGACGCGGCCGTCGCTTTGGCCCTCACACCGCCTTCAGGAGCCATCGGAGCGGCAGCGCCACGGCGGTGAGGCCCGCGACGCCGCCGGCCCAGAGCGCGATGAACCAGCCAAGCCGATGCAGGGATGTGCGGGTTTTCGTCACCGAGGTCATGACCCGCCCTCCTAATGGTAGCCCGGGGCGCCGGCCGCGACCTTGCCTCGGAACAACCAGTATACGTAGCCGGTATAGACCAGCACCATCGGCACCAGCACGACCGCGCCGGCGAGCAGGAAGGCCTGGCTGCTCGGATGGGTGGCGGCGTCCCAGATGGTGATCGCCGGCGGGACGATCATCGGCCACAGGCTGATTCCGAGGCCGACATACGACAGCAGGAACAGACCGAGCGCGCAGAGGAACGGCATCACCTCGGCGCGCCGGTCGAGGGCTACGAAGAACCGCCAAGCCAGGAGCGCGACCAAAATCGGAACCGGCGCGGCGAGGACGAGGTTCGGCCAAGCGATCCAGCGGGCCCGGAAGGCCGCGCTCAGGAACGGCATGGCGGCGGAGACGATCACGATCGCCGCCAGGGTGACGTATCCGAGCCGCCGTGCAAGCCGGTAGGCTCGGAGCTGGAGTTCCCCCTCGGTCTTCCAGATCAGCCAGCACGCCCCGAGCAGGCCGTAGCCGGCGACCAGGGCGGCCCCGGTCAGCAGCGAGAACGGCGTCAGCCAGTTCCACCAGCCGCCCGCATAGGCGCGGCCCTCCACCCGGATGCCTTGGACCAGCGCACCGAGGCAGATACCCTGGCAGAAGGCCGCCACGTAGCTGCCCCACGAGAAGGACCGGTCCCACACAGCTTGCGACCGCAGGGTCGCGGCGCGGAAGCGCATCTCGAAGGCGACGCCGCGGAACACCAGGGCCAGCAGCATCAAGATCAGCGGCATGTAGAGCGCCGGCAGGATGGTCGCGTAGGCGAGCGGGAAGACCGCGAACAGCCCGCCGCCGCCGAGGATGAGCCAGGTCTCGTTGCCGTCCCAGACGGGGGCGACCGTGTTGACCATGACATCCCGCTCCGCCTTGCCGCGGACGGCCGGGAACAGGATACCGACCCCGAGGTCGAAACCGTCCATCACCACGTAGAGAAAGACGGCCGTCGCGATGAGCAGCGCCCAGATGAGCGTGAGATCGAGGGACATCGGGCTTACTCCGCGGGCTGGGCGAGGGGACGGCCGTCCGCCACCGCACCGGCGATGAGGACGGGCGCCGGGGTGATCCCTGCGGTGCGGATCGGCTGGTCGGTGGGCGGCCCCGGCTCGTGGGCGTGGGGCACTTGGTTGAACAGGTGCAGGAGGTACCAGATGCCCGCCCCGAACACCGCGAGGTAGACGATCGCGAAGGCGGCCAGCGAGGCGGCGACGGCCGGAGCGGCCACCGGCGAAACGCTGTCGGCGGTGCGCAGGACGCCGTAGACCGTGAAGGGCTGCCGGCCCGCCTCGGTCACCGTCCATCCGGCCGTGACCGCGATCAGTCCCGAGGGTCCCATGCCCACCGCGAAGCGGTGCAGCCACGGGGATTCGTAAAGCCGGCCGTGCCGGCGCAGCCACAAAGCCGCGAGGCCGAGCGCGATCATCAGCAGGCCGAGGCCGACCATCACCCGGAAGGACCAGAACACCAGCGGCAGGTTCGTCGGCCAAGTCTCCCGCGGCATGTCCTTGAGGCCCCGGACCTCGCCGTCGAGATCGTGCGTCAGGTAGAGGCTGGCGAGACCGGGTATGCCGATCCGATCCCGCACCAGTCCGGCCTCCGCGTCGGGCCAACCGAACAGGATCGCGGGCGCGCGCCGCTCCGACTCGAAGTGCCCTTCCATGGCGGCGACCTTGGCCGGCTGATGCTGGTAGGAGTTGCCGCCGTGCAGGTCGCCGATGATCATCTGGGCCGGCGCGACGACGGCCGCCATCCACATGGCCATGGAGAACATGAGCCGGGCGCGGGGATTGGCACGGTCGCGCAACAGGTGCCACGCGCCCACCGCCCCGACGATCATCGCGGTGGTGAGATAGGCGCCCGTGACCGTATGGGCGAAGCGGTACGGGAAGGACGGGTTGAAGACGATCGCCCACCAATCGGCCGGGGCGAAGCGCCCGTCCGGACCGACCACGTGGCCTGTGGGCGTCTGCATCCAGGAATTGGCCGACAGGATCCAGAAGGCGGAGGTGAGCGTGCCGCCGGCCACCAGGCAGGTCGCCAGGAAGTGCAGGCGCTTGCCGACACGTTCCAGGCCGAACAGCATGACGCCGAGGAAGCCGGCCTCCAGGAAGAAGGCCGTGAGGACCTCGTAGCCGAGGAGAGGCCCGAGCACCGGCGCCGTGCGATCGGCGAAGACCGACCAGTTCGTGCCGAACTGGTAGCTCATGACCAGACCCGAGACGACGCCCATCGCGAAGGCGATGGCGAAGATCCGGAGCCAGTAGCGGTAGGTATCGAGGTAGACGGCCTTCCCGGTCCGCAGCCAGAAGCCTTCAAGCACCGCGAGATAGCTCGCGAGCCCGATGGTGAAGGCCGGGAACAGGAAGTGCCAGACGATCGTGAGCG from Methylobacterium sp. PvR107 encodes:
- a CDS encoding cytochrome ubiquinol oxidase subunit I, giving the protein MSALELPSAVNLARAQFALTIVWHFLFPAFTIGLASYLAVLEGFWLRTGKAVYLDTYRYWLRIFAIAFAMGVVSGLVMSYQFGTNWSVFADRTAPVLGPLLGYEVLTAFFLEAGFLGVMLFGLERVGKRLHFLATCLVAGGTLTSAFWILSANSWMQTPTGHVVGPDGRFAPADWWAIVFNPSFPYRFAHTVTGAYLTTAMIVGAVGAWHLLRDRANPRARLMFSMAMWMAAVVAPAQMIIGDLHGGNSYQHQPAKVAAMEGHFESERRAPAILFGWPDAEAGLVRDRIGIPGLASLYLTHDLDGEVRGLKDMPRETWPTNLPLVFWSFRVMVGLGLLMIALGLAALWLRRHGRLYESPWLHRFAVGMGPSGLIAVTAGWTVTEAGRQPFTVYGVLRTADSVSPVAAPAVAASLAAFAIVYLAVFGAGIWYLLHLFNQVPHAHEPGPPTDQPIRTAGITPAPVLIAGAVADGRPLAQPAE